The Actinomyces faecalis genome includes the window CGTCGCCCAGCGCTACCAGCTCGATGACACCTCAGCCCGCCTGGTGGTCCTGGACAGGGTTGATGAGCTGCTGGAGCCGCTGCGTACCCAGCTCGACTACGTCTGGCGCCGGCACCTGGCCGCGCTGCTGTCACGTACGGAGTCCGAGGTCGCCAAGCGTGGCAAGGAAGAGGCGGGACCGGACCTGTACCCGCTCACGCGCTCACTTGGTTTCGTGGACATCGTCTCCTTTACCCAGCGTGCCCAGACCATGGGGCGCAGCGAGCTGGAGACGATGCTCACCGACTTTGAGAACACGGCGCGGGACGTGGTGACCTCGCGGGGTGCACGTGTGGTCAAGACCATCGGGGACGCCGTCATGTACATCGCGGACGACGTCACGACCGCGGCGGCGGTGGTGACGGCCCTGGTCGAGGAGCTCCAGCGGGGCCCGGAGATGATCCGTGTGCGTGCCTCCCTGGTCCAGGGACGGGTCGTCTCGCGCTCCGGGGACGTCTTCGGCCCGCCGGTCAACCTGGCCTCACGTCTGGTCGACACCGCCGAGCCGGGAGGGATCCGGATGGACGAGCAGACGGCCCGTGCCGTCATGCGGGGGCCTCAGGCTGAGCGGTACGTCGTGCGTGAGTGCCACGAGGTCGTGGCCAAGGGGCTGGGCAACATCGTGCCCTGGTCCCTGCAGCGAGCGGGGTCGGGACGCTAAGCGGCTGCTTGCAGCCAGCACCGGGGGGAAGACGGGTCGCAGAGCGAGACGGTAGTCACGATTCATTCGTGGGGATGATGACGCGAGGGCTTCCGGTCGCCTACGATCCGTAGGTATGACGACTGTGCTTCTTGTCGAAGACGATCCGGCTATCTCCGAGCCGCTGGCTCGTGCCTTCGGGCGTGAGGGCTACGAGGTGCGTGCCCACGGTACCGGCAAGGGCGCCCTCGCGGAGGTCGCCGACGCTGACATCATCGTGCTGGACCTGGGCCTGCCTGACATCGACGGGCTCGACGTGGCCCGCCAGGTGCGCTCCCAGGGCCTGACGACCCCGATCCTCATGCTCACCGCGCGCTCGGAGGCGACCGACCTCGTGGTCGGCCTGGACGCGGGCGCGGACGACTACGTGACCAAGCCCTTCCGCCTGGCTGAGCTGCTGGCCCGCGTGCGTGCCCAGGTGCGCCGCGCCTCCGGTGAGCCTACCGAGGAGGACCTCAGCGTCGGTGAGGTGCGGGTCGAGGTGGCGCAGCACCGCGCGTTCGTGGGGGCGCGCGAGCTGCAGCTGACCACGCGTGAGTTCGAGCTGCTGCGCGTCCTCGTGCGTGCGGGGGGTGCGGTCGCGTCGAGCGAAGACATCCTCAAGGAGGTCTGGGGCGAGGACCCGACCGCCAGCCAGCAGGCGCTGGAGATGCACGTGACCTGGCTGCGTCGCAAGCTTGGCGACGACGTCGCCGCCCCGGCGCTGCTGGTAGCGGACGCCGGAGGCTACCGCCTGTCCGTCTGATCCGTCTAAGGCCCTTGCGGCCGCATGTGCCTGATGCGCCCCGGCCCCGGTGGGGTCGGGGCGCTGTGCTCCCACGAGAGGAAGGAAGGCTGAGCGATGCGCCGTCGCGCGATGCAGATGACGATGGGGGCTGTGCTGGTCGCCGTCCTCATCCTTGGAGCGCCACTGGGCGGGGCCTGGGTCTCGCTGGCTATGCGCTCGACCCAGGACTCCGAGGACCGCCTGCAGGTGGTCCTCACCGTGGTGCTCACGATCGTGGCACTGACCGCACTCGCCCTTGTCGCGGCCTATGTCGTGGCTGCGCGTGCCTCCCGCCGGATCTCCGCCCCGTTGATCTACCTGGCGGCTGAGGCTGAGCAGCTGGGCAGCGGGCAGGTGCGCCCGCGTCTGCGCCGCTCAGGTATTGAGGAGATCGACCTGGTTCAGGCCGAGCTCGTGCGCTCGGCGGAGCGTGTGGCAGGACGCTTGGCAGCCGAACGCCAGTTCGCCTCGGATGCCTCCCACCAGCTGCGCACGCCGTTGACGTCGCTGAGCCTCAGGCTGGAGGAGATTGAGCTGCTGGCGGGTGATGAGGAGACTCGGGCCGAGGCCCGGGCCTGTATCGAGCAGGTCGACCGCCTCACCGGTGTCGTCCAGGACCTGTTGCGGGTCTCGCGGCGCACCGGGGGCGGGAGCACTGAGGCCCTGCACCTGACAGACGTCTTCGACCAGCAGCGTGAGGAGTGGGAGCCGTCCTTCCAGGCTGCCGGGCGCCAGATCGTGCTGCGGGACGAGGTTGGCCTGCCTGTGCTGGCGACCCCGGGGTCCTTGGCGCAGGTGCTGGCCACGGTGATCGAGAACTCGCTGCGCTACGGTGCGGGGACCACGTCGGTCAGTGTGCGCAGCGCCAAGGGTGGTCACGGGGTCTTCATCGATGTGGCGGATGAGGGTGAAGGCGTGAGCGACGAGCTGGCTCCTACCGTCTTTGAGAGGTCTGTTTCCGGCCACGGGTCCACCGGCGTGGGGCTGGCGCTGGCCAAGGACCTCGTTGAGGCTGACGGCGGCAGGATCGAGCTGTCCCAGCGCCGGCCTCCGGTCTTCTCGGTCCTGCTCAACGCGGTTCCCAAGAGCCTGGATCCCAACAAGGTCCTGCCGCAGGGTGCCCTGGTGAGCGTGGGACGCCGGGGTCGTTTCTGAACGCTGTCCTTGACACCATCATAATCGGGGTTTTGTGTACGGGACCGGGGTATACGCATCGATGTATACCCCGGTCCCGTACACAAAACCCCGATGCAGACGGATGTGTGGGCGATGCGGTGCTGGGGCGCTGGCGGGTGTCTAGGCCGTTGGCGTCTGGCTGGCCCCGACCCGGGCGGCCTTGACCCGGCTCACCAGCCAGGAAATGATCATGGGAAGCAGGGAGACGAAGACGATCGCCAGGATCATCATGTCGATGTTCTCCTGGATCCAGGTGATGTTGCCCAGGAAGTAACCCAGCCACGTGATGCCGAAGGCCCAGAAGGTCGCCCCCAGGAGGTTGAAGCCCAGGAAGTGGCGGTAGTCCATCCTGCCCACGCCCGCCATGACGGGCGTGAAGGTGCGCACGATCGGGACGAACTGCGCCAGGGTCACCGCCTTGCCGCCGTGCCGGGCGAAGAAGGCGCTCGTGCGCTCGACGTACTCCTGCTTGAACAGGCGGGAGTCAGGCTTGTTGAAGATCGCGGGCCCGGCCTTGCGTCCGATGAGGTAGCCCGTCTGGTTGCCCGCAACGGCTGCCAGCCACACCAGGGGGGCGGCGATCCAGATGTGGACCGGGACGCCCTTGGTGGGATCGGCCTCTCCCATCGCCACGAACATCCCTAGCGTGAACAGCAGGGAGTCGCCCGGCAGGAAGAAGCCGACGAGCAGCCCGGTCTCGGCGAAGATGACGAGCATGACGCCGAGGATCGCCCAGGGACCGATCCATCCCACGAAGGTGGTGATGATGTTCGCCGGGTCCAGCCACTCCGGCCCGAGGGCAGGAGCAGGCATCATGGGCAGGGCGGAGGCCAGGTGCGTGGCCAGGGCCGAGGCGGCTACGAGTGAGGTCACGGGCTCAGGCTATGAAAGGTCGCCCTCACCCACGTGGTTGGTACGTCACATCGGCCCTGTGCGATCGGGCACGTTCGGCCAGGGCTATCGGGACGACGGCGTGGCCTGCCCCGCTCTGTGATCGCCAGCTGAGTCCTGGGTGGCCAGGTCCTGGCCGGCCTTGCCTGGATCCACCGTGGTGGAGCGGGTGGCGGGCACAGCGCCAATGACGGCGCCGGTCACCGCCGTGGCCGAGACGGGCTCAGCCGGGGTGCCGGTGAAGACGATGTAGTGGTAGAAGACAAAACGAAAGGCGGTTCCCAGGGCAAACCCGACGACGTAGGCCGCCACGTTGTCCGCCAGCGGCGAGTGAAGGCCCAGGACCTCGTGGCTGAAGAAGAGGCAGAACTGGGTGATGAGCACTCCGCCGACGTTGGCGAAGGCGAACAGGAGGGCCTCGCGGGCGACATTGGCCTGGGTACGACCGCGGTAGGTCCACAGCCTGTTGGCTACCCAGGAGAAGATCGTGGCAACCGTCGCGCTGGCGATATTGGCCGTGTTGGGGTGGCCGGCCAGCACGCCGAGGCGGCCGTGCTGGAGCAGGTTGAACAGGCCCATGTCGAGGACGAAGGACAGTGCCCCGACCATCCCGAACTGGACGAACTCTCGGACCCAGGCCACGAGGCGCTCGCGCAGGGGCAGGGCCGCTGGCGTCATGCGGGGCGGGGCGGAGCTGGCGGGCACGGGCACGATCCTAGGCCGCCTCAGGTTGCTCGACATCGAGCGACGAACAGGCCTAGGGCACCCACGTGACTGACACGCTTGAGTAGTCCCACACCCAGCTGATCCACAGGGCCTGGCCAGCCAGGCACGCGCACGCCAGGGCCACGCGTCCTCGCACCGTGCAGGCCGAGGCCAGCGCCCACGCCAGCGGCACCAGTGGCAGGAGCAGCCGGAACAGCGAGGTCGTGGGATCGAAGAAGGCAAGGAGGTAGAGCGTGTAGCCCAGGCACCACGTCCACGCCTCGGGGCCGAGCGCCCGCAGGAAGCGTGAGCTGAGTACGAGCGCGCCCAGGGCCAGGACCGCCAGCAGCAGTGCCCAGCCCAGGTGGTCGCCCACCCACCAGCCCGCACGCGTGACCCAGGGGACGAAGGGCGCCAGGTGCGTGCCCCGCCAGGCGGTCTCGGTGGCCGTGTAGGCGTCGATCCGCCCTGTCACCGCCCAGGCCAGCGCGGGCCAGGCCAGCGCGCAGGCCCCGCTCCACACCGTCAGGGCGAGGAGCCGGAACCGTTCTCCTGAGGTCAGTGGCCGCGAGGTCTCCTCGTGCTCCGGCCGTCCTCCGGCCAGGCCCGGAAGCCTCCTGAGGACCGGTCCCTGGGCGACCTCGGGGCTGAGCGGACCGGTCCGGGCCGGTGCCCAGCGCCAGCCGTGAGCCAGCGCTGTCTCCCACAGCCACCACAGGCCCAGCCCCGCCGCCAGGGGCAGACCGACCGGACGGGACACGGCTGCCAGTGCCACCAGCGGCGCAGCCGCCAGGAAGCGCCGTCGGCTCACCGCCAGCAGCGCTCCGACTGTCAGCGCCAGTGCCAGAGACTCGGCGTAGGGGGTCTGCAGGACGAGGGTGCACGGCCCTGACCAGGCCAGGGCCACGGCCCACAAGGAGGTGCCGAGGCCGACGCGAGGGGCGAGCCAGCGGTCTGCCAGCACAGCCGCCGTCGCGGAGGAGACCAGGCTGACCGCCGTCGCCGCGAGCGTGAAGGACAGGCCGGTCCAGGTCAGCAGACCGGCCAGCACGGGCAGCAGAGGCATGAAGGCCCAGGCGTTCTGGGACACGTTGCCCGCCTCGTCGGTGGGCAGCTCGGTGGGATAGCCCTCCTGGAGGATCCGCTCGTACCAGCCCGAGTCCCAGAAGGACACGTGTGTGCTCCATGACGGCGCAGCCTGTCCCCAGTAGGTGACC containing:
- a CDS encoding GtrA family protein, translated to MTPAALPLRERLVAWVREFVQFGMVGALSFVLDMGLFNLLQHGRLGVLAGHPNTANIASATVATIFSWVANRLWTYRGRTQANVAREALLFAFANVGGVLITQFCLFFSHEVLGLHSPLADNVAAYVVGFALGTAFRFVFYHYIVFTGTPAEPVSATAVTGAVIGAVPATRSTTVDPGKAGQDLATQDSAGDHRAGQATPSSR
- a CDS encoding sensor histidine kinase; amino-acid sequence: MRRRAMQMTMGAVLVAVLILGAPLGGAWVSLAMRSTQDSEDRLQVVLTVVLTIVALTALALVAAYVVAARASRRISAPLIYLAAEAEQLGSGQVRPRLRRSGIEEIDLVQAELVRSAERVAGRLAAERQFASDASHQLRTPLTSLSLRLEEIELLAGDEETRAEARACIEQVDRLTGVVQDLLRVSRRTGGGSTEALHLTDVFDQQREEWEPSFQAAGRQIVLRDEVGLPVLATPGSLAQVLATVIENSLRYGAGTTSVSVRSAKGGHGVFIDVADEGEGVSDELAPTVFERSVSGHGSTGVGLALAKDLVEADGGRIELSQRRPPVFSVLLNAVPKSLDPNKVLPQGALVSVGRRGRF
- a CDS encoding response regulator transcription factor, which encodes MTTVLLVEDDPAISEPLARAFGREGYEVRAHGTGKGALAEVADADIIVLDLGLPDIDGLDVARQVRSQGLTTPILMLTARSEATDLVVGLDAGADDYVTKPFRLAELLARVRAQVRRASGEPTEEDLSVGEVRVEVAQHRAFVGARELQLTTREFELLRVLVRAGGAVASSEDILKEVWGEDPTASQQALEMHVTWLRRKLGDDVAAPALLVADAGGYRLSV
- a CDS encoding VTT domain-containing protein, yielding MMPAPALGPEWLDPANIITTFVGWIGPWAILGVMLVIFAETGLLVGFFLPGDSLLFTLGMFVAMGEADPTKGVPVHIWIAAPLVWLAAVAGNQTGYLIGRKAGPAIFNKPDSRLFKQEYVERTSAFFARHGGKAVTLAQFVPIVRTFTPVMAGVGRMDYRHFLGFNLLGATFWAFGITWLGYFLGNITWIQENIDMMILAIVFVSLLPMIISWLVSRVKAARVGASQTPTA
- a CDS encoding adenylate/guanylate cyclase domain-containing protein, yielding MLGAVPSLTLEQVAQEAGTSQELARRFWRAMGFADASADAVGFTQADVEALRALADVVGAHVQDRDGDALGAGASEGGAVGGLATSSALEMLRAQSYTMDRLVLWQLETLVSDVAQRYQLDDTSARLVVLDRVDELLEPLRTQLDYVWRRHLAALLSRTESEVAKRGKEEAGPDLYPLTRSLGFVDIVSFTQRAQTMGRSELETMLTDFENTARDVVTSRGARVVKTIGDAVMYIADDVTTAAAVVTALVEELQRGPEMIRVRASLVQGRVVSRSGDVFGPPVNLASRLVDTAEPGGIRMDEQTARAVMRGPQAERYVVRECHEVVAKGLGNIVPWSLQRAGSGR